Proteins found in one Macrobrachium nipponense isolate FS-2020 chromosome 4, ASM1510439v2, whole genome shotgun sequence genomic segment:
- the LOC135211342 gene encoding A disintegrin and metalloproteinase with thrombospondin motifs like, protein MVISGPRGAKRFFNSSYYNSSGVHHEVPTELPLGSPSSSTQALVVSPKATTETAPATVRLGRSRSPLDPLLLEVEAFGEVHKLSLTSAPSPLSVDFKLQTAAVDEDGVFTVVDIKEEDEESVSDLYHDTDTGSVVLVDGDKVEGFITPTLSLHIEADGTHTAIRQYSPIPEQMTHDYVQVPEGVLKGQVSSKNTNREIVSVNPEIYVVVDSALASKFKSNTRVRQYLSVFWNAVNQRFATFADPSINLVLAGALILRRSQYETFINDNILMGDYIHGENTLGSFSDWLFTKNTKFPNYDLAYLMTGKDMADVENSVIQGGLAGIAWRGAACVVSTYNKRNFKAAMGEDQEANYVGVMTAAHEVAHNLGSPHDGSDGAEACSWDDGYIMSYVSGSPNKVFFSSCSQQLMKDYMLTTDGECLSSLAVGSNIALSSQLPGDLITMDQQCQKTTGKSDAYASKSADEDSLCVQLECQWQVKEGNRIWTYTQSSGRPAAEGSACRSGGKCINGSCQ, encoded by the exons ATGGTCATAAGTGGCCCGcgaggtgccaagagatttttcaactcgagctactataact CTTCTGGCGTCCACCATGAAGTACCAACTGAGCTTCCTCTTGGCTCTCCTAGCAGCTCTACCCAGGCCTTAGTGGTCAGTCCAAAGGCCACAACGGAGACTGCTCCAGCTACTGTTCGCTTGGGACGTAGCCGGTCCCCTCTCGACCCTCTCCTCTTGGAGGTAGAAGCCTTTGGTGAGGTGCACAAACTGAGTCTCACCTCAGCCCCTTCGCCTCTCAGTGTCGACTTCAAACTTCAGACGGCAGCTGTTGATGAAGATGGAGTTTTCACTGTTGTAGATattaaggaagaagatgaagaaagcgtctCCGACCTTTATCATGATACTGATACTGGATCTGTTGTATTAGTTGATGGTGATAAAGTAGAAGGATTCATAACACCAACTCTCTCTTTACACATTGAAGCTGATGGAACTCATACAGCCATCAGGCAATATTCACCAATTCCTGAACAAATGACCCATGACTATGTCCAAGTACCAGAAGGAGTTCTCAAAGGTCAGGTTTCCTCTAAAAATACCAATAGAGAAATAGTCAGTGTTAATCCTGAGATCTATGTTGTCGTAGATAGCGCATTGGCCTCTAAATTTAAATCTAATACAAGGGTAAGGCAGTATTTGTCAGTATTTTGGAATGCGGTCAACCAAAGATTTGCCACATTCGCAGACCCTTCAATTAACTTGGTTCTTGCTGGTGCCTTGATACTTAGGCGTTCACAATACGAAACTTTCATCAATGACAACATTCTGATGGGCGATTACATCCATGGAGAAAACACTCTAGGTTCCTTCAGTGACTGGTTGTTCACAAAGAATACCAAGTTCCCCAATTATGACCTGGCCTACTTAATGACAGGAAAAGATATGGCTGATGTTGAAAACAGTGTCATTCAGGGAGGATTAGCTGGTATTGCATGGAGAGGAGCAGCCTGTGTGGTGAGTACTTACAACAAAAGGAATTTCAAGGCAGCCATGGGTGAAGACCAGGAAGCAAACTATGTGGGTGTCATGACAGCTGCTCATGAGGTTGCCCATAATCTCGGTTCTCCTCATGATGGGTCGGATGGAGCTGAGGCTTGTTCATGGGATGATGGCTACATCATGAGCTATGTGTCTGGAAGTCCCAATAAAGTCTTCTTCTCTTCTTGCTCACAACAACTCATGAAGGACTACATGTTGACGACTGATGGTGAGTGCCTGTCGAGCCTTGCAGTAGGAAGCAACATCGCTCTTTCCTCTCAGTTACCTGGAGACCTGATCACTATGGACCAACAGTGTCAGAAAACCACAGGTAAAAGTGATGCTTATGCCTCAAAGTCTGCTGATGAAGATTCGCTTTGTGTGCAGCTGGAATGTCAGTGGCAAGTGAAGGAAGGCAACAGAATCTGGACCTACACACAGTCCAGTGGAAGACCTGCTGCAGAAGGATCCGCCTGCAGGAGTGGTGGAAAGTGTATCAATGGCTCTTGCCAGTAA